One Nicotiana sylvestris chromosome 12, ASM39365v2, whole genome shotgun sequence genomic window carries:
- the LOC104226229 gene encoding probable pre-mRNA-splicing factor ATP-dependent RNA helicase DEAH4: MADLPIVRFEEKIIETVEKNPVVVVIGETGSGKSTQLSQMLYKRGYAKSGMIAVTQPRRVAAVSVSRRVAQEQNVRLGEEVGYAIRFEDRTSEKTHIKYLTDGVLLRESLFNPELNQYSVIILDEAHERSLNTDILLGLMKRLIKRRHSNLKVLITSATLDGGKVSRFFSDCPVLTVPGELFPVEIVHISERPKNYVEASLKTAIDIHVREPEGDILIFLTGQDDIEKLVLKLEEKIQNLEEGSCLDALILPLHGSLPPDMQVRVFSPPPPHCRRFIVSTNIAETSLTVDGVVYVIDSGYVKQRQYNPSTGMYSLEVVQISKVQAKQRAGRAGRTRPGKCYRLYPSMVYHDDFLDATVPEIQRSSLAGTVLYLKSLDLADMDILKFDFLDSPSMESLEDALKQLYLVDAIDENGSITSLGRKMAELPLEPSLSRTLLEANELDCLSQALTVVSMLSAETTLLPAPSKSSEKKRKHTPSNLPDGSGLGDHIQLLQIYEQWYQTDYNVDWCKENNLQVRGMLFVRDVRKQLSQIMHKIAKGSLDVQTSKRRRDSQQEYRILRKALFIGYANQLAERSIRHNGYRPLGFKSELVQVHPSSVLKPDEDGMLPNYVVYHELIVTSRPFMRNVCAVEMRWVAPVLAKLEKLNVFKLSGGSSQPDKQIQEVTLNVEKKEIATIQSPEGRDSRIQAARERFLARKGQK, from the exons ATGGCGGATTTACCTATAGTTCGATTTGAGGAGAAAATCATAGAAACAGTGGAGAAAAACCCTGTAGTGGTAGTTATTGGTGAGACCGGTTCTGGTAAAAGTACACAACTTTCACAAATGCTTTATAAAAGAGGGTATGCTAAATCTGGAATGATCGCTGTTACTCAGCCTCGCCGCGTTGCTGCAGTTTCTGTTTCTAG ACGAGTTGCACAGGAGCAAAATGTTCGACTTGGAGAGGAAGTCGGTTATGCCATAAGATTTGAAGATAGAACTTCGGAGAAAACACATATCAA ATATCTTACTGATGGAGTGCTCCTCCGCGAGAGTCTTTTTAATCCGGAGCTGAATCAGTATTCTGTCATCATATTGGATGAAGCACATGAGAGGAGTTTGAACAC GGATATATTGCTTGGTTTAATGAAAAGATTAATTAAACGGCGTCACTCAAACTTGAAAGTTTTGATCACATCAGCAACTCTTGATGGTGGAAAGGTATCTAGGTTCTTCTCCGACTGTCCCGTCCTTACCGTACCAGGCGAGTTATTTCCTGTGGAAATAGTACACATCTCAGAGCGCCCTAAAAACTATGTGGAGGCTTCTCTAAAAACAGCTATTG ATATTCACGTACGGGAGCCAGAAGGGgacattttaatatttttgacaGGGCAG GATGACATAGAGAAATTGGTATTGAAGTTGGAGGAGAAAATTCAAAACTTAGAAGAAGGTTCTTGTCTGGATGCCTTAATTCTTCCTCTTCATGGATCCTTGCCACCTGACATGCAG GTGCGTGTTTTCAGTCCTCCACCTCCACATTGTAGGCGATTTATTGTTTCTACAAATATTGCTGAAACTTCTTTGACTGTTGACGGTGTTGT GTATGTCATTGACTCGGGGTATGTGAAGCAACGGCAATATAACCCATCAACTGGCATGTACTCTTTGGAGGTTGTGCAGATTAGCAA GGTGCAGGCAAAGCAGCGTGCAGGACGCGCTGGAAGAACTCGTCCTGGAAAGTGTTATCGTTTATATCCCTCTATGGTTTACCATGACGATTTTTTGGATGCCACCGTTCCTGAAATACAAAGGTCTTCACTGGCTGGAACTGTACTTTATTTGAAGTCCTTAGATCTCGCTGATATGGATATTCTCAAATTTGATTTTCTCGACTCTCCTTCCA TGGAGTCTTTAGAGGATGCCTTGAAGCAATTATATTTAGTCGATGCAATTGATGAAAATGGTTCAATCACAAGCCTTGGACGAAAGATGGCTG AGCTTCCACTGGAACCTTCTCTTTCCAGGACCTTACTAGAGGCAAATGAGTTGGATTGTTTGTCCCAAGCACTGACTGTTGTTTCCATGTTGTCTGCTGAGACCACGCTGCTTCCTGCCCCAAG TAAGAGCTctgagaagaagaggaagcacacTCCTTCGAACCTTCCTGATGGTTCTGGCTTGGGTGATCACATCCAGCTACTCCAAATTTATGAGCAATGGTATCAGACCGACTACAACGTAGACTGGTGTAAAGAGAACAACTTACAG GTCCGCGGGATGCTGTTCGTGAGAGATGTCAGGAAACAATTATCTCAAATAATGCATAAAATTGCTAAAG GCTCATTAGATGTCCAAACAAGCAAAAGACGGAGAGACAGCCAACAGGAGTATAGAATATTGAGGAAAGCATTGTTCATTGGCTACGCAAATCAGCTTGCTGAACGGAGCATTCGGCATAATGGGTATCGGCCTCTTGGTTTCAAGTCTGAACTCGTACAG GTCCATCCATCTTCTGTGCTAAAACCAGATGAGGATGGGATGCTTCCAAACTATGTCGTCTATCATGAATTAATAGTTACTTCACGCCCATTTATGCGTAATGTATGTGCAGTTGAGATGCGATGGGTTGCACCAGTCTTAGCGAAGCTTGAGAAACTGAATGTCTTTAAACTGAG TGGGGGATCTAGTCAGCCTGATAAGCAAATTCAAGAAGTAACTTTAAATGTGGAAAAGAAAGAAATTGCTACTATTCAGTCGCCCGAAGGCCGTGACAGCAGGATACAAGCTGCTCGGGAAAGATTTCTAGCTCGGAAAGGTCAGAAGTAG